The Gemmatimonadaceae bacterium region CGATTACCTGAGGCACGTCGTACGTGAGATCGGCGACGCCAAGCTCGTCGAGGGCGAAGACGTGCGGCTCGAGGACGAAGCGCGACGACTCGAGAACGCGGACGAGCTGCGCGCGCTCGCCGGTGGACTCGCGTCGACGCTCGACGGCGACGACGACGCCGTGCTCCAACGACTGGGCGCGATTGCCAAACAATTGTCATCGATCCAACGGATCGACCCGGCCTTGTCGCGGTTGCAAGAGGTGTTCGACTCGGCGTACTTCGCGATCGAGGCACTGGCTCGCGAGCTGACGGAATACGAGGCGTCGGTGGATCTCGACCCGTCGCGGCTCGAGGAGGTCAGGCGGCGACGAGACCTGTTGTTTCGGCTGACGAAGAAGTACGGCGGCTCGATTCCGGAGGTGATTCGAGCCGTCGCCGAGGCGCGGGCCGAGCTCGATCTCGTCGACTCGGCCGATATGGACGTGAAGGAACTGGAAAGCCGCGAGCGCGCCGCGCGGTCCACGCTGGAGTCGGGGGCGCGCGCGCTCACGGCGAAGCGGCAATACGCCGCGAAGCGGCTCGCGCGTGCCGTGGATAAGGTATTGCCGGATCTCGGCATGCCCGACGGGCATCTCACCGTTTCGCTGAACGCGCTGCAGCAAATCGCCGAGCATGGAGCCGAAGACGTCGAGTTCCGGGTGGCGCTCAACGTCGGACACGAGGCGCGTCCGCTCAGCCGCGTCGCGTCGGGCGGCGAGCTGTCGCGCGTGATGCTCGCGCTCAAGACGATATTGGCCCGTTTGGACCGCGTGCCGACGCTGGTCTTCGACGAAGTGGACGCGGGGATCGGGGGACGCGTCGGCCTTCAGGTCGGCGACACCCTCCGCCGCGTCGCCGGACACCACCAGGTCTTCGCCATCACGCACCTGCCACAGATCGCGGCGCGGGCGCATCATCACATCGTCGTCAGCAAAGGTGCGCGAAGCGGGGTGACGACGGCCGACATCAGCATCGTGTCGGACAACGAGCGGGTGACGGAAGTGGCGCGGATGCTCGGCGGCGACGCGGAAAGCGCGACGAGTCGCGCGCACGCCCGAGAGCTGCTGGTGGCCGGTAAGGCGCAACTGACTACTGAGGCAGGCCTGCCTGGCGCTTGAGCA contains the following coding sequences:
- the recN gene encoding DNA repair protein RecN; translation: MLSELRIRNFAIIESLALPLAPGFNVLTGETGAGKSIIVGALGLLLGDRASADVIRSGADRATVEGTFDAGERPEIRALLDHHGIEIENSIVVLKREVTAGRARAWINGTSVNAGILAEVGRALVNIHGQHEAQTLLDPAAQRHILDAFADSEKEAATVARAHSELATAVREIANLSKRRAEAARRADYLRHVVREIGDAKLVEGEDVRLEDEARRLENADELRALAGGLASTLDGDDDAVLQRLGAIAKQLSSIQRIDPALSRLQEVFDSAYFAIEALARELTEYEASVDLDPSRLEEVRRRRDLLFRLTKKYGGSIPEVIRAVAEARAELDLVDSADMDVKELESRERAARSTLESGARALTAKRQYAAKRLARAVDKVLPDLGMPDGHLTVSLNALQQIAEHGAEDVEFRVALNVGHEARPLSRVASGGELSRVMLALKTILARLDRVPTLVFDEVDAGIGGRVGLQVGDTLRRVAGHHQVFAITHLPQIAARAHHHIVVSKGARSGVTTADISIVSDNERVTEVARMLGGDAESATSRAHARELLVAGKAQLTTEAGLPGA